The nucleotide sequence CACTGACTTTTTTGATAGTAAAGCCGGGCAAATTTAGGATAAAATCCCGTTGGGGCATTTTTAATCTCCTTTTTCTCATCCAATCAATGAGTAAGGTATATTATTTTTGATTAAAATGCCCCCTTAATTAGGGGAGAGCCATTGACTGCTGAGATAGTGGAAAACATTAAGCTCACCTAATTAGACTCTACTTACAATACTACTGCCGAAAGCCCATTTTTTTCAGCGCCAAACGTAGCTCATACAGTGGCAAACCCAAAACTGCAGTGTAAGAACCTGAGATACTTTTCAAGTAGGATAATCCATGATCTTCAACAACACCGGCGCCTGAACATTGCAATGCCCATGGAAAAATCGAAAAATATTGCTCAACTGCTTCAGGATCAACATGAAATTCTATGGTAGCGCCAGTTACCCAATGCGCCGTATCGACACTAACCCAACGATGATCCTGACGATGCAATTTTTCAAGACAACAGCCTGTCAAAACTTCAACTGGCGCTTGGCGCTCTGAAGTCAGCATGGCAATAGCATCGTCGCGATTAATTGGTTTGCCAAAAATTTGTCCGGCAACCGTATTTCTCACTAAAGTATCGGCGGTCAGCACATAGATGTATTCATTATCAAGAGTCTTTGCATTAGGCAAAACTAAGGTTTGCATTTTATGCTGAGCAATTGCCAATACTTGCTCATGAAAAGTTGAAGGTGTAAAAGTCAGAACTTCATCGCTACCGTGCGCAATAACTTGATAATTAATTTTTGCATAGTCCAGCAAACGACGACGCGCTGATGATTGGGAAGCAAGGTATAAAATATCGGTTTTCATATATATTCTAAAAAAATAACGAGTTACAATTATATCATAATGCTGGATTTGTCCCATAATTTCAGCACCTCGAAAAAAACATTAACCCTTCTTCTGGAAGGCAAAAATTTGGAGAAACCTATGGCTTTAAATCTTAAAAACAACAACTAAACACGCAGTAAAGGCGATTACCTAATTGTTAAGAATCGACTTGTTGGGCACCCAGATTCGTGTTTCACAAATTGACCCTGGAGCTACAAAAACCGAATTATCCGAAGTTCGTTGGGGAGATAAAGAAAAAGCAAAATCGTTTTATGAAAAAATGATTCCCTTAGAAGCAATAGATATCGCTGAAGCAGTTATTTTTTGCGCTACACGAAAGCAACATATTAATATTGATGATATTATTATTAACAACATTGATATGGCTGGCACTTATAATGCACATAAAAGTTCTAAAGGTAGCTCTAGTATTTTTGAATAGGGAATAATGGGTTAAGTCCTGTGCATATCATTACCCAGGATTCGCATTGACCGTTTCAATGGTCGTTTCTAATTCAGTCAGATAGGAATCAATCCAAAAGATTTTTTTAGTCATACTTACATCTCAACGCCAAAGCGAAAACTTTCTCGTCAATGCAGATACTTTATCCCAGTCACCAAACAAAACAATACCATAGTAATTTTCTTCCTTTAAAAGAGTTATTAAATGCAAACCTATAAAATCAGCGATCTTCCCAAAAACTTATTTAAAGCCTGCATTACGCCTAGACCTATTGGCTGGCTGAGTACAGTTAATCCTGATGGCATACCCAATCTAGCGCCCTTTAGTTACTTCAATGTCATTTGCGACAATCCACCGATGGTGATGTTTTCTACTATGGATAGCCATATTGAAGGCGGCCCCAAAGATACCTTGTATAATGTCGAGGAAACTGGTGAATTTGTGGTGAATGTCGCCACTTTCGAATTAAGAGAACAAGTGAATTTAACCTCAGCTAACTTACCTAGAAAACAAAGCGAATTTGAATACAGCGGACTGGAATATTTGCCTTCAATTTTAGTTAAACCCTTTAGAGTTAAAAATGCACCCATTCAAATGGAATGTAAATATTATCAATCAATTCAATTACCGGTGTTTTCTAAAGATGACATTAATCGCATGGTTATTGGTACAGTGGAGTTGGTGCATATTAACCCCGCGATTCTAACGGACGGTTTCATTGATTATGATAAATTTCAGCCCATAGCAAGACTAGGTTATAACCATTATGCTGTTGTCACCGGTAAAAATATATTCAAGCTTGATCGGCCGGGCTAACCATCGCTTAATATTATTTAATTAATTATCTTCTTCAACTGGATGAAAAAGTTCATGGCCAATCAAAAATTTCTAGAAGTTCAGACAAAACACCGCGGATTTTATAATCTAGATGAAGCCGTTAACGACTTCATTCAACAATCCACTGTGCATACAGGTTTATGCCACATTTTTATCCCACATACGAGCGCTTCTCTTCTCATCATGGAAAATTGGGATTCGACCGTATTAAAAGATTTGGAAGCCTTTATGTCGCGCTTAGTACCCGACGGCGATGCTATTTTTCAACACACCATTGAAGGCTTAGATGATATGCCAGCGCATGTGCGAACCGCCTTAACACAAACAGCAGTTTCTGTGCCTATTATAGATAACAAACTCGCTTTGGGGCAATGGCAAGGGATTTTTCTATGGGAACACCGATTGAAACCCCATCGACGAAATATCATAGTGACACTAATCAAAAATTAGTTCGATATCAGGAGCCCACACAATACTTGAAGTATTTGAGATTTAGGTGTTAGAGCAGGAATTGATTTTACCTTGCAAGTTGCCTGTGAAATTTTTAGGTTAAGTTTTCAGACAGGTTCGAATTTGTAATGGATCGGGGGATTCGGGAGCGATAGGAATATTTGCGAATGGTTTAAAAAAACTACTATGTGTTTTAATGGT is from Gammaproteobacteria bacterium and encodes:
- a CDS encoding DUF2000 family protein; translated protein: MHLITLLKEENYYGIVLFGDWDKVSALTRKFSLWR
- a CDS encoding secondary thiamine-phosphate synthase enzyme YjbQ is translated as MANQKFLEVQTKHRGFYNLDEAVNDFIQQSTVHTGLCHIFIPHTSASLLIMENWDSTVLKDLEAFMSRLVPDGDAIFQHTIEGLDDMPAHVRTALTQTAVSVPIIDNKLALGQWQGIFLWEHRLKPHRRNIIVTLIKN
- a CDS encoding Maf family protein; amino-acid sequence: MKTDILYLASQSSARRRLLDYAKINYQVIAHGSDEVLTFTPSTFHEQVLAIAQHKMQTLVLPNAKTLDNEYIYVLTADTLVRNTVAGQIFGKPINRDDAIAMLTSERQAPVEVLTGCCLEKLHRQDHRWVSVDTAHWVTGATIEFHVDPEAVEQYFSIFPWALQCSGAGVVEDHGLSYLKSISGSYTAVLGLPLYELRLALKKMGFRQ
- a CDS encoding flavin reductase family protein — protein: MQTYKISDLPKNLFKACITPRPIGWLSTVNPDGIPNLAPFSYFNVICDNPPMVMFSTMDSHIEGGPKDTLYNVEETGEFVVNVATFELREQVNLTSANLPRKQSEFEYSGLEYLPSILVKPFRVKNAPIQMECKYYQSIQLPVFSKDDINRMVIGTVELVHINPAILTDGFIDYDKFQPIARLGYNHYAVVTGKNIFKLDRPG